A window of the Desulfobacula toluolica Tol2 genome harbors these coding sequences:
- the hisS gene encoding histidine--tRNA ligase — protein MQTIRGFRDILPEHISLWQKVEKEAKDLFEAFGFKEIRIPIIEKTHLFARSIGEVTDIVEKEMYTFADRKGDKLTLRPEATASIVRSYIQHKMYAADPVRKFFMIGPMFRRERPQKGRYRQFYQIDAEVFGIESAYIDSQMIFLLNELFKRLGLTGLSAHINSLGCPDCRPDFQKALLDFLESKKDRLCENCLRRMDKNPLRIIDCKATDCQEALQDAPATLDYLCNECEDHFATVKTTLEHQGVDFIVDKSLVRGLDYYTRTAWEIQTTALGAQSAVAGGGRYDGLVKELGGPQTPGIGFAIGFDRLVEVMEQIDKTPQIPGLDLFIVSLGDAAMEKGYHWSCELNQAGIRTEIDFRAKSMKALMKRANKFNAQYVLIAGENELTQNAIILRNMNTKEQVLLAVETLVPELIKILKK, from the coding sequence TTCCCTTTGGCAGAAAGTGGAAAAAGAAGCAAAAGATTTATTTGAAGCGTTCGGTTTTAAGGAAATCCGGATTCCCATCATTGAAAAAACACATCTGTTTGCCAGAAGCATCGGAGAGGTCACTGATATTGTTGAAAAAGAGATGTACACCTTTGCCGATCGAAAAGGGGACAAGCTGACCTTAAGGCCGGAAGCCACTGCATCCATTGTCAGATCCTATATCCAGCACAAGATGTATGCCGCAGATCCAGTCAGAAAATTTTTCATGATCGGCCCCATGTTCAGACGGGAAAGACCTCAAAAAGGCAGATACCGCCAATTTTATCAAATTGATGCGGAAGTGTTCGGCATTGAATCCGCCTATATTGACAGCCAGATGATTTTTCTGTTAAACGAATTGTTTAAACGCCTTGGTTTAACAGGCCTTTCAGCCCATATCAACTCCCTTGGCTGCCCTGACTGCAGGCCGGATTTTCAAAAAGCACTCTTAGATTTTCTTGAATCAAAAAAAGACCGGCTGTGTGAAAACTGCTTAAGACGGATGGATAAAAATCCCTTGAGAATCATTGACTGCAAAGCCACTGATTGCCAAGAGGCTCTTCAGGATGCCCCGGCAACTCTGGATTATCTCTGCAATGAGTGCGAAGACCATTTTGCCACGGTTAAAACAACCCTTGAACATCAGGGGGTTGATTTTATTGTGGACAAATCCCTGGTACGGGGTCTGGATTATTATACCCGGACTGCCTGGGAAATTCAGACTACAGCCCTTGGTGCCCAGAGTGCCGTTGCCGGCGGCGGCAGGTATGACGGCCTTGTCAAAGAGCTGGGAGGCCCCCAGACACCAGGAATCGGATTTGCCATTGGATTTGACCGTCTGGTGGAGGTCATGGAACAAATTGACAAGACACCTCAAATTCCTGGCCTTGATCTGTTTATCGTGTCTTTAGGGGATGCGGCCATGGAAAAAGGATATCATTGGTCTTGTGAGTTGAACCAGGCCGGTATTCGCACAGAAATTGATTTCAGGGCAAAAAGCATGAAAGCCCTTATGAAAAGGGCAAATAAGTTCAATGCTCAATATGTATTGATTGCAGGAGAAAACGAACTGACACAAAATGCCATCATTTTAAGAAACATGAACACCAAAGAACAGGTTTTACTTGCCGTTGAAACCCTGGTTCCGGAACTGATCAAGATATTAAAAAAATAA
- the aspS gene encoding aspartate--tRNA ligase: MTDLLGDLTRTHHCCQLRDTDIDKEVVLMGWVQHRRDHGGVIFIDLRDKEGITQIVFNPEHSKTVHEKAQEIRNEYVLGVKGKVIARPGDMLNPNMKTGAVEVMTDELYIFSKAKTPAFQIEDRVETSEVLRLQYRYLDLRRPQLKNNILARHKATMAIRNYLDNKGFVDIETPFLTKSTPEGARDYLVPSRVNQGEFYALPQSPQLFKQLLMISGFDKYYQIVKCFRDEDLRADRQPEFTQIDMELSFVDEQQIMDVAEGMIVAIFKKVLDIDLVTPFPRITYDEAMSRFGLDRPDLRFGLELCEVSDIVKDAGFKVFANVVKNGGLVKAVNAKGCATFTRKQIDELTDFTAVYKAKGLAWIKIKEDSWQSPIAKFFTDEEKEALRKRLDLEPGDIVFFVADQPKITNEALGQLRNELARRLELISDDTYEFTWVTRFPLLDYDETEKRYQALHHPFTAPLEEDIEKLDSDPLAIKSRAYDLVLNGIEIGGGSIRIHDTELQAKVLNCLGIDETEANEKFGFLLKALSSGAPPHGGIAFGLDRLMMLLCREDSIRNVIAFPKTQKATCLLTDAPSKASTAQLRELAIKVTKIEE, from the coding sequence GTGACTGATTTGCTAGGAGATCTGACAAGGACACATCATTGTTGCCAGTTAAGGGACACTGATATCGATAAAGAAGTGGTCTTAATGGGCTGGGTACAGCACCGCCGTGACCACGGAGGGGTAATATTCATTGATTTAAGGGATAAAGAAGGTATCACACAGATCGTTTTTAACCCGGAACATTCAAAAACAGTCCATGAAAAAGCCCAGGAAATCAGAAACGAGTATGTTCTTGGCGTAAAAGGAAAAGTCATTGCGCGACCCGGTGATATGCTTAATCCGAATATGAAAACCGGGGCTGTTGAAGTGATGACAGATGAACTTTATATTTTTTCAAAAGCCAAAACACCGGCATTCCAGATAGAAGACCGGGTGGAAACATCGGAAGTTCTTCGTTTGCAGTACAGATATCTGGATTTAAGACGGCCCCAGCTGAAAAACAATATCCTGGCAAGGCACAAGGCCACAATGGCAATACGCAACTATCTGGACAATAAAGGCTTTGTGGATATTGAAACACCCTTTTTGACCAAAAGCACACCCGAAGGTGCCAGGGATTACCTGGTTCCGTCCAGGGTCAACCAAGGGGAATTTTATGCCCTGCCCCAGTCTCCCCAGCTGTTCAAGCAATTATTGATGATTTCAGGGTTTGACAAGTATTACCAGATTGTCAAATGTTTCAGGGATGAAGACTTAAGAGCGGACCGGCAGCCCGAGTTTACCCAGATCGATATGGAACTTTCGTTTGTTGATGAACAGCAGATCATGGACGTTGCAGAGGGCATGATCGTTGCTATTTTCAAAAAAGTATTGGATATTGACCTTGTTACGCCGTTTCCCAGGATCACCTATGATGAAGCCATGTCAAGATTTGGTCTGGACAGACCTGATCTCAGGTTTGGTCTGGAATTGTGTGAGGTCTCCGATATTGTAAAAGATGCAGGATTCAAGGTGTTTGCCAATGTGGTAAAAAACGGCGGTCTTGTTAAAGCTGTCAATGCAAAAGGGTGTGCCACTTTTACCCGCAAACAGATTGATGAACTGACTGATTTTACAGCCGTTTACAAAGCAAAGGGACTGGCCTGGATAAAAATCAAAGAAGATAGCTGGCAATCACCCATTGCCAAATTCTTTACAGACGAAGAAAAAGAGGCCTTAAGAAAACGGCTTGACCTTGAACCAGGGGATATTGTTTTTTTCGTGGCTGATCAGCCGAAAATTACAAACGAAGCCCTTGGCCAGTTGAGAAACGAACTGGCAAGGCGGCTTGAACTGATTTCCGACGATACCTATGAATTTACCTGGGTGACCCGTTTTCCCCTGCTGGATTATGATGAAACTGAAAAACGCTACCAAGCCCTGCACCATCCTTTTACAGCTCCCCTTGAAGAAGATATTGAAAAGCTTGATTCCGACCCTCTTGCCATTAAATCAAGGGCTTATGACCTGGTGTTGAACGGGATTGAAATAGGTGGCGGAAGTATTCGTATTCACGACACTGAACTCCAGGCAAAGGTCTTAAACTGTCTTGGCATTGATGAAACCGAAGCCAATGAAAAATTCGGGTTTCTTTTAAAGGCATTGTCGTCCGGAGCCCCCCCGCATGGAGGAATTGCTTTCGGGCTGGACCGGCTGATGATGCTGTTGTGCCGTGAAGACTCCATCAGAAATGTCATTGCATTCCCAAAGACCCAGAAAGCCACCTGCCTTTTGACGGATGCACCGTCCAAGGCATCGACTGCACAGCTTCGGGAGCTTGCCATCAAAGTTACTAAAATAGAAGAATAA